Proteins encoded together in one Triticum dicoccoides isolate Atlit2015 ecotype Zavitan chromosome 7B, WEW_v2.0, whole genome shotgun sequence window:
- the LOC119340691 gene encoding putative F-box/LRR-repeat protein 23 has product MPSSSGRRRRGRRGTRRRQRCSTRTWAELPLVAISAILHKLDHIEILMGAGQVCRSWRRAARDEPELWRRIDMRFHADLFYQLNLHGMAQAAVRCSKGQCEAFWGEYAGDDDFLLYLGDQAPSLKSLRLISCYDVSNEGFTVAIEKFPLLEELELSLCSNVGEGGVFGVVGKACPQLKRFRQSKHSFFDFEASGYNKDDEALGVATMHELRSLQLFGNNLTNEGLTAILDNCQHLESLDIRHCFNVNMDDTLRAKCARINTVRLPHDSTAGYEFQVQEPTWSRYRSDSQGEDDTDADDMEYGFDYDLDSEDYDDYCDPSRYLNGVYEDDLDEEDRMVLRAMRALMK; this is encoded by the exons ATGCCCTCGTCCTCtggtcgccgccgccgcggccgtcgaGGCACCCGCCGCCGACAGCGCTGTTCGACAAGGACCTGGGCAGAGCTGCCGCTGGTCGCGATCTCGGCCATTCTCCACAAGCTCGACCACATCGAGATCCTGATGGGGGCCGGCCAGGTGTGCCGCTCCTGGCGCCGCGCCGCGCGCGACGAACCCGAGCTGTGGCGCCGCATCGACATGCGCTTCCACGCCGACCTCTTCTACCAGCTCAACCTCCACGGGATGGCGCAGGCCGCCGTACGCTGCAGCAAGGGGCAGTGCGAGGCCTTCTGGGGCGAGTACGCCGGCGACGACGACTTCCTCCTCTACCTCGGCGACCA GGCACCATCTCTCAAAAGTCTTCGACTCATTTCTTGCTATGATGTTTCTAACGAAGGTTTCACAGTTGCGATAGAGAAGTTCCCTTTGCTTGAGGAGCTTGAGCTTTCATTGTGTTCAAATGTGGGTGAGGGTGGTGTGTTTGGGGTTGTTGGCAAAGCATGCCCGCAGCTGAAGCGCTTCAGACAGAGCAAGCATTCATTCTTTGATTTTGAAGCCAGTGGCTACAATAAGGACGATGAAGCCCTGGGGGTTGCAACTATGCATGAGCTACGCTCTCTGCAGCTCTTTGGCAACAACCTCACCAACGAAGGACTGACAGCCATCCTGGACAACTGCCAGCACCTGGAGTCCCTTGACATTCGTCATTGCTTCAACGTCAACATGGACGACACCCTGCGAGCAAAGTGTGCCAGGATAAATACGGTGAGGCTTCCACATGACTCAACTGCTGGCTACGAGTTTCAGGTTCAGGAACCTACGTGGTCACGTTACCGCAGTGACTCCCAAGGTGAAGATGACACTGATGCTGATGATATGGAGTATGGTTTTGACTATGATCTGGACTCTGAGGACTACGATGACTACTGTGATCCTTCCCGCTACCTTAATGGCGTCTACGAGGATGACCTTGATGAAGAAGACAGGATGGTTCTCAGGGCTATGCGTGCGCTCATGAAATGA